The following coding sequences are from one Carcharodon carcharias isolate sCarCar2 chromosome 11, sCarCar2.pri, whole genome shotgun sequence window:
- the txndc9 gene encoding thioredoxin domain-containing protein 9: MASNPSAAMLSKVLEQQMLQTTEIVEQHLDTEIEKFEKMDADELEKLREKRLESMKKAQHQKQEWLSKGHGEYKEIPSEKDFFQEVKESKNVVCHFYRDTTFRCKIVDKHLAILAKKHFETKFIKLNAEKAPFLSERLRIKVIPTMVLVKDGKAKDYIIGFDDLGCTDNFTTETLEWRLGCAAIINYSGNLMEPPFQLQRKSGCVTKMEKKAIRGKSNDSDSDDD, encoded by the exons ATGGCAAGTAACCCCTCAGCGGCTATGCTCAGTAAAGTTCTTGAGCAGCAAATGCTGCAGACAACTGAAATAGTTGAACAACATCTAGATACAGAGATTGAAAAGTTTGAAAAGATGGATGCAGATGAACTGGAAAAACTCCGAGAAAAGAGGCTTGAATCAATGAAAAAAGCACAGCATCAGAAACAG GAATGGCTTTCCAAGGGCCATGGCGAATACAAAGAGATTCCcagtgaaaaagatttttttcaAGAAGTTAAAGAGAGTAAAAATGTGGTTTGCCACTTTTACAGAGATACCACATTTAG ATGCAAGATAGTAGACAAGCACTTGGCTATTCTAGCTAAAAAGCACTTTGAAACCAAGTTCATCAAATTAAATGCAGAAAAAGCTCCTTTTCTTTCTGAGAGATTACGAATCAAAGTAATTCCAACAATGGTTTTGGTGAAAGATGGAAAAGCTAAAGATTACATAATTGGGTTTGATGACCTTGGTTGCACAGACAACTTCACTACTGAGACTTTGGAATGGCGACTCGGCTGTGCTGCCATCATTAACTACAG TGGAAACTTGATGGAACCACCTTTCCAGCTGCAAAGAAAAAGTGGATGCGTCACAAAGATGGAGAAAAAGGCAATCAGAGGAAAAAGCAATGATTCTGATTCAGATGATGATTAG